A single region of the Halarcobacter mediterraneus genome encodes:
- a CDS encoding FliM/FliN family flagellar motor switch protein, protein MEISERDYDLLVDTEITVDVMLGNANITVKEFLELSEGDILSLDKQAGSGGDIYVNKRIVGTGDIIVIDEKLAVRVQEAMDSDNVVRYFFDEKLF, encoded by the coding sequence ATGGAAATTAGTGAAAGAGATTATGACTTACTCGTAGATACAGAAATTACAGTTGATGTAATGCTTGGTAATGCAAATATTACTGTAAAAGAGTTTTTAGAATTATCAGAAGGTGATATCTTATCTTTAGATAAACAAGCTGGTTCTGGTGGTGATATTTATGTTAATAAAAGAATTGTTGGAACAGGCGATATTATAGTAATTGATGAAAAACTTGCTGTAAGAGTTCAAGAGGCAATGGATTCAGATAATGTCGTAAGATATTTCTTTGATGAAAAATTATTTTAG
- a CDS encoding flagellar hook assembly protein FlgD, whose translation MATTTDGVSTSTALTENGTAYTASVSNDKLSNEDFLKLMLQELKLQDPTSPMDSNQMLQTQMQMSTMETNLQMTNAMESLKTSIANMSLTNAMGFMGKKVDAVVDVPIKDDEGNPLEDENGNTITEKVRASFHIGTVSIADGVTNLESYELMGFKDNAVDIETGKEIDYDPQTGQIKNSDGTLSEYYIKLDASGMFAVDNEGKIIITDAAGKIKNPTYTKDVNGLEVTESKYGYAGTDEIYSPNVTNLKYEEIVKIY comes from the coding sequence ATGGCTACTACAACAGATGGTGTTAGTACTTCTACCGCTTTAACAGAAAATGGTACAGCTTATACAGCAAGTGTCAGTAATGATAAACTTTCAAATGAAGACTTTTTAAAACTAATGTTACAAGAATTAAAGCTTCAAGATCCTACTTCTCCTATGGATTCAAATCAGATGTTACAAACTCAAATGCAAATGTCAACAATGGAAACAAACTTACAAATGACTAATGCAATGGAATCATTAAAAACATCAATTGCAAATATGAGTTTAACAAATGCAATGGGTTTTATGGGTAAAAAAGTAGATGCAGTTGTTGATGTACCTATTAAAGATGATGAAGGAAATCCTCTAGAAGATGAAAATGGAAATACTATTACTGAAAAAGTAAGAGCTTCTTTTCATATTGGTACGGTTAGTATTGCTGATGGAGTTACAAACTTAGAAAGTTATGAATTAATGGGTTTTAAAGATAATGCAGTTGATATAGAAACTGGAAAAGAAATTGATTATGACCCCCAAACAGGGCAAATAAAAAACTCTGATGGAACTTTAAGTGAATATTATATAAAACTTGATGCAAGTGGTATGTTTGCTGTAGATAATGAAGGTAAAATAATAATTACAGATGCCGCTGGAAAAATTAAAAACCCTACATATACAAAAGATGTAAATGGATTAGAAGTAACAGAAAGTAAATATGGATATGCAGGTACTGATGAAATTTATTCTCCAAATGTTACAAATTTAAAATATGAAGAAATAGTAAAAATTTACTAA